A portion of the Halopelagius inordinatus genome contains these proteins:
- a CDS encoding acetylglutamate/acetylaminoadipate kinase, with product MHTTDTTDARTARESTDSKGSKARQIPSDGGPEPSGSGACRVAPDGGEPIIDDHEDEPPNEDPPVVVKIGGARAVDPAGAIQDVAHLVANGREVVVVHGGSTAVDETLEELGEEATYVETPGGVVGRFTDERTMEVFTMVMPGKLNTDIVATLREAGVDALGLSGVDGGLLTGPRKSAVRVVEDGKKKIKRGDHSGKITDVNASLLSTLLGDGYVPVVTVPMLADDGVPVNADADRAAAAVAGALGAQLVVLTDVSGVYENPDDDSTLIESVRTAAEFEALEDAAEGFMTKKVMAAEEALSGGATEVIVADANNRDPIVDALSGGGTHVYDSVLDETGDEEEVTAE from the coding sequence ATGCACACCACAGATACCACCGACGCACGAACCGCGCGCGAGTCGACCGACTCGAAAGGCTCGAAAGCACGTCAGATTCCATCTGACGGCGGTCCCGAGCCGTCAGGCTCGGGAGCATGTCGGGTAGCACCCGACGGCGGAGAGCCGATCATCGACGACCACGAAGACGAACCGCCGAACGAGGACCCGCCGGTCGTCGTGAAGATAGGCGGCGCGCGCGCCGTAGACCCCGCGGGCGCGATTCAAGACGTGGCTCACCTCGTCGCCAACGGCCGCGAGGTGGTCGTCGTCCACGGCGGTTCGACGGCGGTGGACGAGACGCTCGAAGAACTCGGCGAGGAAGCCACCTACGTCGAGACGCCGGGCGGCGTCGTCGGCCGGTTCACCGACGAGCGCACGATGGAGGTGTTCACGATGGTGATGCCCGGAAAGCTCAATACCGATATCGTCGCCACCCTGCGGGAGGCGGGCGTGGACGCTCTGGGCCTGTCGGGCGTCGACGGCGGCCTCCTCACGGGCCCTCGTAAGTCGGCCGTCCGCGTGGTAGAGGACGGCAAGAAGAAGATAAAGCGCGGCGACCACTCGGGGAAGATAACCGACGTGAACGCCTCGCTTCTCTCGACGCTGTTGGGCGACGGCTACGTGCCCGTCGTCACCGTCCCGATGCTCGCGGACGACGGCGTTCCGGTCAACGCGGACGCGGACCGCGCGGCGGCGGCCGTCGCGGGCGCACTCGGCGCGCAACTGGTGGTTCTCACGGACGTGTCGGGCGTCTACGAGAACCCCGACGACGATTCGACGCTCATCGAGTCCGTGCGGACCGCAGCGGAGTTCGAGGCGCTCGAAGACGCCGCGGAGGGGTTCATGACCAAGAAGGTCATGGCGGCCGAAGAGGCGCTCTCTGGCGGCGCGACGGAGGTCATCGTCGCGGACGCGAACAACCGCGACCCGATAGTCGACGCGCTCTCGGGCGGCGGGACGCACGTGTACGATTCGGTGCTGGACGAGACGGGCGACGAGGAGGAGGTGACCGCCGAATGA
- the lysX gene encoding lysine biosynthesis protein LysX, which produces MKVGLLYSRIRRDEKLLLSELRERGHEVAKIDVRKEQFNISEPPAAFDDVDIVVDRCLATSRSLYITQFLDSYDVPVVNTAETADVCADKVKNSLALEQAGVPTPNTEVAFTVDSAMETIERFGYPCVLKPVVGSWGRLMAKVESESAAEAILEHKATLGHYQHKVFYVQEFVEKPGRDIRVLAVDGEPVAAMTRSSDHWLTNAAKGGEVESFELDDRALELVEKASDAVGGGLLGVDLMETGDDYTVHEVNHTVEFKALNEAVDVDVPAEVVDWLEAKADKHVAEATA; this is translated from the coding sequence ATGAAGGTTGGACTGCTCTACTCCCGGATTCGGAGAGACGAGAAGCTGCTTCTCTCGGAACTCCGCGAGCGCGGGCACGAGGTGGCGAAGATAGACGTCCGGAAAGAGCAGTTCAACATCAGCGAACCGCCGGCGGCGTTCGACGACGTGGATATCGTCGTGGACCGCTGTCTGGCGACCAGCCGGAGTCTCTACATCACGCAGTTCCTCGACTCCTACGACGTGCCCGTGGTCAACACCGCGGAGACGGCGGACGTCTGCGCCGACAAGGTGAAAAACAGCCTCGCGCTGGAGCAAGCGGGCGTCCCCACGCCGAACACCGAGGTGGCGTTCACCGTCGATTCGGCGATGGAGACGATAGAGCGGTTCGGCTACCCCTGCGTTCTGAAGCCCGTCGTCGGGTCGTGGGGCCGTCTGATGGCGAAAGTCGAGTCCGAGTCGGCCGCCGAAGCCATCCTCGAACACAAAGCGACGCTCGGGCACTACCAGCACAAGGTGTTCTACGTCCAGGAGTTCGTCGAGAAACCCGGCCGTGACATCCGCGTTCTCGCCGTCGACGGCGAACCCGTGGCCGCGATGACTCGCTCCTCGGACCACTGGCTGACGAACGCCGCGAAGGGCGGCGAAGTCGAGTCGTTCGAGCTAGACGACAGAGCGCTCGAACTCGTAGAGAAGGCCAGCGACGCCGTCGGCGGCGGCTTGTTGGGCGTCGACCTGATGGAGACCGGAGACGACTACACGGTCCACGAAGTCAACCACACGGTCGAGTTCAAAGCGCTGAACGAAGCCGTCGACGTGGACGTGCCCGCGGAAGTCGTCGATTGGCTGGAAGCGAAAGCCGACAAACACGTGGCGGAGGCGACCGCATGA
- the argC gene encoding N-acetyl-gamma-glutamyl-phosphate reductase: MTAGETYTAAVVGGSGFTGGELLRLLYQHPNFDVVQATSRSKERKTVGHVHPNLREMDLRFTSPGELESVDVLFAATPHGVSMQQIDEFQDAADTVVDLSADFRLNTEAQYDEWYDGHVCPEYLEQAEYALPEINRENLPGADLIASGGCNATATILGLKPLFDAGHLSGDEQIVVDVKVGSSEGGAGGGDASSHPERSGIVRPYAPTGHRHEAEIEQFLGVSVSFTVHAVDMVRGASATCHVFPDAPVSKGDLWKAYRGSYADEPFVRTVAGGGGVYRYPEPKSVAGTNYGEVGFELDPENRRVVVFSAIDNMMKGSAGQAVHAANVSLGLEETAGLEFAGLHPVGSP, encoded by the coding sequence ATGACGGCAGGTGAGACGTACACCGCCGCCGTCGTCGGCGGAAGCGGGTTCACGGGCGGAGAACTGCTTCGCCTCCTGTACCAGCATCCGAACTTCGACGTGGTGCAGGCGACGAGTCGCTCCAAGGAACGCAAGACCGTCGGCCACGTCCACCCGAACCTGCGGGAGATGGACCTCCGCTTTACCTCTCCGGGGGAGTTAGAGTCCGTGGACGTGTTGTTCGCGGCGACGCCTCACGGCGTCTCGATGCAGCAGATAGACGAGTTTCAAGACGCCGCGGACACCGTCGTCGACCTCTCCGCGGACTTCCGTCTGAACACGGAAGCGCAGTACGACGAGTGGTACGACGGGCACGTCTGCCCCGAGTACCTCGAACAGGCCGAATACGCCCTCCCGGAGATAAACCGCGAGAACCTGCCCGGCGCGGACCTCATCGCCTCCGGGGGATGCAACGCGACGGCGACCATCCTCGGTCTCAAGCCCCTGTTCGACGCCGGACATCTCTCGGGCGACGAACAGATAGTCGTCGACGTGAAGGTGGGTTCCTCGGAGGGCGGTGCGGGCGGCGGCGACGCCTCCAGTCACCCGGAGCGGTCGGGTATCGTCCGCCCGTACGCGCCCACCGGCCACCGCCACGAAGCGGAGATAGAGCAGTTCCTCGGCGTCTCTGTGTCGTTCACCGTCCACGCCGTGGACATGGTCCGCGGCGCGAGTGCGACCTGCCACGTCTTTCCCGACGCGCCCGTCTCGAAGGGCGACCTCTGGAAGGCGTACCGGGGGTCGTACGCCGACGAACCGTTCGTGCGAACCGTCGCCGGAGGCGGCGGCGTCTACCGCTACCCCGAACCGAAGTCCGTCGCCGGGACGAACTACGGCGAAGTCGGCTTCGAGTTAGACCCCGAGAACCGCCGCGTCGTGGTCTTCTCGGCCATCGACAACATGATGAAAGGCTCGGCGGGACAGGCGGTCCACGCCGCGAACGTCTCGCTCGGACTCGAAGAGACGGCCGGACTGGAGTTCGCCGGACTCCACCCCGTCGGATCGCCCTGA
- a CDS encoding aspartate aminotransferase family protein, with protein sequence MSGFVFSEKPIEIESGEGAYLYSPDGTEYLDFGASYAVAALGHSHPAVTEAVQEQAAKLTYVQASYPVAARTELYEKLATVAPGDLSNVWLCNSGTEANEAAMKFARSATGRSKIIATKRAFHGRTMGALAMTWKDEYKRSFEPLAGDVEFVSYGDAAELREAVDEETAAVFLEPVQGEGGVHPATTEYLNVAREATEDAGAALVFDEIQTGIGRTGTLWACEQTGVVPDAITSAKGIANGLPLGATIVRDWIAEESGNHGSTFSGGPVVCAAANATLDTVVEEDLPGHAAEIGEYLRSEIERVAEEEDLPVRDVRGDGLLIGIQVKRGANRVLKNLALKEQILALPAGRTVVRLLPPLVIDESHADQFVESFAEVLG encoded by the coding sequence ATGAGCGGGTTCGTCTTCTCCGAGAAACCCATCGAGATAGAGTCCGGCGAGGGCGCGTATCTGTACAGCCCCGACGGCACCGAGTATCTCGACTTCGGCGCGTCGTACGCCGTCGCGGCCCTCGGCCACTCTCACCCCGCCGTCACCGAGGCGGTACAGGAGCAGGCGGCCAAACTGACGTACGTGCAGGCGTCGTACCCCGTCGCCGCGCGCACCGAACTGTACGAGAAACTCGCGACGGTGGCACCCGGCGACCTGTCGAACGTCTGGCTCTGTAACTCCGGCACCGAAGCCAACGAGGCGGCGATGAAGTTCGCTCGCTCGGCCACCGGTCGCTCGAAGATTATCGCCACGAAGCGCGCGTTCCACGGCCGGACGATGGGCGCTCTCGCGATGACGTGGAAAGACGAGTACAAACGGTCCTTCGAACCGCTCGCGGGCGACGTCGAGTTCGTCTCCTACGGCGACGCCGCGGAACTGCGCGAGGCGGTGGACGAGGAGACGGCCGCCGTCTTCCTCGAACCCGTACAGGGAGAGGGCGGCGTCCACCCCGCGACGACGGAGTATCTGAACGTCGCCCGCGAGGCGACGGAAGACGCGGGTGCGGCCCTCGTCTTCGACGAGATTCAGACGGGCATCGGCCGGACGGGCACGCTCTGGGCGTGCGAACAGACCGGCGTCGTCCCCGACGCGATAACGTCAGCGAAAGGCATCGCGAACGGACTCCCCCTCGGCGCGACGATAGTTCGAGACTGGATAGCCGAGGAGTCCGGCAACCACGGGTCCACGTTCAGCGGTGGCCCCGTCGTCTGCGCCGCGGCGAACGCGACGCTCGATACCGTCGTCGAGGAGGATTTACCCGGCCACGCCGCCGAAATCGGCGAGTACCTCCGCTCGGAGATAGAACGCGTCGCAGAGGAGGAGGACCTGCCCGTGCGGGATGTCCGCGGCGACGGCCTGCTCATCGGGATTCAGGTCAAGCGCGGCGCGAACCGCGTGCTGAAGAACCTCGCGCTGAAAGAGCAGATTCTGGCGCTCCCCGCGGGTCGGACCGTCGTGCGTCTGCTTCCGCCGTTGGTGATAGACGAATCGCACGCCGACCAGTTCGTCGAGTCGTTCGCGGAGGTGCTCGGATGA
- the lysW gene encoding lysine biosynthesis protein LysW, which yields MAETITAEDPLTGEEIQLPADVEVGEIVDSPATGTELEVVSLDPVTLEEAPELEEDWGE from the coding sequence ATGGCAGAAACCATTACCGCCGAAGATCCGCTGACCGGAGAAGAGATTCAGCTCCCCGCCGACGTCGAAGTCGGCGAAATCGTGGACAGTCCCGCCACTGGCACGGAACTCGAAGTCGTCTCTCTGGACCCCGTGACACTGGAGGAAGCACCCGAACTCGAAGAGGACTGGGGCGAGTGA